In Micrococcus luteus NCTC 2665, a single window of DNA contains:
- a CDS encoding acyltransferase family protein, with the protein MGVDPRTDLDHPGVPRRHRPDIQGLRTIAVTLVVLQHTAGLPAGGFIGVDVFFVVSGFLITGILLRDIARHGRIDLMQFYTSRVRRIVPAAVVTAVVTVAVAWIVWFTPRALQVTLDGLWSVLWVANWHFVATGTDYLAGGDHPSPFQHYWSLSVEEQFYAAWPWLLVGVTVLAARFGTARGDRRLAASSRWTLLGVGALLTAGFIWSVVLVAARPEVAYFDLISRSWELLVGAFLAVLAHRGTLHRPGSWCWAAQRWFLIAGVAMIVVGAFLISESTPFPGLAALVPVVGSALVVAARKDAHLHPILTNPVAVWLGDRSYSLYLWHFPVVVFASTAGTLETVPQQFAAIGISLGLAWASHRYIEEPFRRRRGRSRSAAPAAEDDGIAPPRSTRMPSSRGRSFAVGAAVAAAIALFTVIQFLPSRWGVIADRTMSVAPASAPAAFADASAVADAVSAAVAAPQPWAGGEFAPSPDALTQRQIAAPMHACPNTVGTTDLKTCVFGDGPRHAMLVGDSVALAWTPAVHRALGPAWTLTVVGVASCAPWDAEHGARWGDPAFVGQCARSRDAVDRLVEDTAPDLVIASGAQGGYLLQPGPELWGAWAEGAAEAISQWRTSGAEVVALGSPPPAADLRTCVLRIGDTHDCLTSWSPETPEVASSLEAGAERAGVPYIDVRPWFCTVEGKCPAAVSGMVVRTDPTHITAAYAESLGDVLRTELEDGLPDLAAAPDARRR; encoded by the coding sequence CTGGGGGTCGATCCGCGCACCGACCTTGACCATCCCGGAGTCCCCCGGCGCCACCGGCCTGACATCCAGGGACTGCGCACCATTGCCGTGACCCTCGTCGTCCTGCAGCACACTGCGGGCCTGCCCGCCGGCGGGTTCATCGGCGTGGACGTGTTCTTCGTGGTCAGCGGGTTTCTGATCACGGGAATCCTGCTTCGGGACATCGCTCGGCACGGGCGGATCGACCTCATGCAGTTCTACACCTCGCGGGTGCGGCGGATCGTCCCGGCAGCTGTCGTGACCGCCGTCGTGACCGTCGCCGTCGCATGGATCGTGTGGTTTACCCCTCGCGCCCTGCAGGTGACGCTGGACGGCCTCTGGTCCGTCCTGTGGGTCGCCAACTGGCACTTCGTCGCCACAGGGACGGACTACCTGGCCGGCGGCGACCACCCCTCGCCCTTCCAGCACTACTGGTCCTTGTCCGTGGAGGAGCAGTTCTACGCGGCCTGGCCCTGGCTGCTCGTGGGAGTGACGGTCCTCGCCGCCCGCTTCGGCACGGCGCGCGGAGACCGCAGGCTTGCCGCCTCCTCCCGGTGGACCCTCCTGGGTGTGGGTGCGCTGCTGACGGCGGGGTTCATCTGGTCCGTGGTGCTCGTCGCGGCCCGTCCCGAGGTCGCGTACTTCGATCTCATCTCCCGCAGCTGGGAGCTGCTTGTCGGCGCGTTCCTCGCCGTGCTCGCCCACCGCGGCACCCTGCACCGGCCCGGTTCCTGGTGCTGGGCGGCCCAGCGATGGTTCCTGATCGCCGGGGTCGCGATGATCGTCGTGGGAGCATTCCTGATCTCCGAGTCCACGCCCTTCCCGGGCCTCGCGGCCCTGGTCCCCGTCGTCGGCTCCGCCCTCGTGGTCGCCGCACGCAAGGATGCCCACCTCCATCCGATCCTGACGAACCCCGTGGCCGTGTGGCTCGGAGACCGCTCCTACTCGCTGTATCTCTGGCACTTTCCCGTCGTGGTCTTCGCTTCCACCGCCGGGACTCTGGAGACCGTGCCCCAGCAGTTCGCCGCCATCGGCATCAGCCTGGGACTCGCCTGGGCCTCGCACCGGTACATCGAGGAGCCGTTCCGGCGCCGTCGCGGGCGCTCCCGCTCTGCCGCCCCTGCAGCCGAGGATGACGGCATCGCCCCTCCGCGCTCCACCCGTATGCCGTCCTCCCGTGGCCGCTCGTTCGCGGTGGGCGCGGCTGTCGCGGCCGCGATCGCCCTCTTCACCGTCATCCAGTTCCTCCCCTCGCGCTGGGGCGTGATCGCGGACCGGACGATGAGCGTGGCTCCGGCCTCCGCGCCTGCCGCGTTCGCTGACGCGTCGGCAGTGGCCGATGCCGTGTCGGCGGCCGTGGCAGCTCCGCAGCCATGGGCGGGTGGGGAGTTCGCGCCCTCCCCAGACGCATTGACGCAGCGCCAGATCGCGGCCCCGATGCACGCCTGCCCGAATACCGTCGGTACCACTGACCTGAAGACCTGCGTGTTCGGAGACGGGCCTCGTCATGCCATGCTCGTCGGGGATTCAGTGGCACTGGCGTGGACGCCGGCTGTCCATCGTGCCCTGGGTCCGGCTTGGACTCTGACGGTCGTGGGCGTCGCCAGCTGCGCCCCGTGGGACGCCGAACACGGCGCCCGCTGGGGAGACCCTGCCTTCGTCGGCCAGTGCGCCCGCAGTCGCGACGCTGTCGACCGCCTCGTGGAGGATACGGCTCCGGACCTGGTGATCGCATCGGGTGCCCAGGGCGGATACCTCCTGCAGCCGGGTCCCGAACTCTGGGGAGCATGGGCGGAGGGCGCCGCGGAGGCCATCTCCCAGTGGCGTACCTCCGGCGCGGAGGTCGTCGCCCTGGGGTCCCCGCCTCCCGCAGCGGATCTGCGCACCTGCGTCCTGCGGATCGGTGACACCCACGATTGCCTCACCTCGTGGTCGCCCGAGACGCCCGAGGTCGCGTCCTCGCTCGAGGCAGGAGCCGAGAGGGCCGGTGTTCCCTACATTGATGTCCGTCCGTGGTTCTGCACGGTGGAGGGGAAATGTCCCGCCGCCGTCAGCGGCATGGTCGTCCGCACCGACCCGACACACATCACCGCGGCCTACGCCGAGTCCTTGGGGGACGTCCTGAGGACTGAACTTGAGGACGGCCTCCCCGACCTCGCGGCAGCCCCGGACGCACGGCGCAGGTGA
- a CDS encoding glycosyltransferase family 4 protein produces MAGALTRAGHEVQVVTAASFGRDAWIMKAARAAGRRGILGGVTREILRRELPDGLSDRQIIRGGHLNELQNLLHRKLRGDLESAGAAMLRRNDQLGERLRGQLRRRRSPMADVDMIVAQQGSAFPVFTEVGPSAVRVLNYPIAHHRWLAREMAREFALRPDRAGAIYLSDRPDEEALATLDAEIDAADHLIVGSTFVKRTCVEYGVDPERISVLPLAAVSPEFTEADHVHHFPDGEALRVVFAGQVTQRKGIYYLLDALDMLPEGMAHLVVIGEGPREIMADIRTRSDVTVLGSMPRSRLMALVSEADVSALPSLGEGFPLTQIEAMSVGTPVIVSTATFGHDVVTEGVDGFVVEPRDTEAIAQHLRALAEDRGLARRMGEAAAVTARGFTWDRYRERVVPLVEGVARGHSVTSPGSPARS; encoded by the coding sequence ATGGCGGGGGCCCTCACCCGTGCTGGCCACGAGGTCCAGGTCGTCACGGCGGCGTCCTTCGGCCGCGATGCATGGATCATGAAGGCCGCCCGTGCGGCCGGACGCCGGGGGATCCTTGGTGGGGTGACCCGGGAGATCCTGCGCCGGGAGCTGCCGGACGGCCTCTCTGACCGCCAGATCATCCGTGGCGGGCATCTGAACGAGCTGCAGAACCTCCTGCATCGGAAGCTCCGCGGCGACCTCGAGTCCGCAGGCGCCGCGATGCTGCGACGCAACGACCAGCTGGGTGAGCGGCTGCGTGGGCAGCTCCGCCGCCGTCGCTCCCCAATGGCAGACGTCGATATGATCGTGGCACAGCAGGGATCCGCTTTTCCGGTGTTCACTGAGGTTGGCCCATCCGCGGTGCGCGTCCTGAACTACCCCATCGCCCATCACCGCTGGCTGGCGCGCGAGATGGCGCGGGAGTTCGCCCTCCGGCCGGACCGCGCCGGGGCGATCTACCTCTCCGACCGCCCCGACGAGGAGGCGCTGGCAACGCTGGATGCTGAGATCGATGCTGCCGACCACCTCATCGTGGGCAGCACGTTCGTGAAACGCACCTGCGTGGAGTACGGCGTGGACCCGGAACGGATCTCCGTGTTGCCCCTGGCCGCCGTGAGTCCGGAGTTCACGGAGGCGGACCATGTCCACCACTTCCCGGATGGGGAGGCGCTCAGGGTCGTGTTCGCGGGGCAGGTGACACAGCGGAAGGGAATCTACTACCTTCTCGACGCACTGGACATGCTGCCTGAGGGCATGGCACACCTTGTGGTCATCGGCGAGGGGCCGCGGGAGATTATGGCTGACATCCGCACGCGCTCCGATGTCACCGTGCTGGGCAGCATGCCCCGCAGTCGGCTCATGGCGCTCGTCTCCGAGGCTGACGTGAGTGCCCTGCCATCCCTTGGCGAGGGTTTTCCGCTGACGCAGATCGAGGCGATGTCCGTGGGGACACCCGTGATCGTCTCCACAGCCACCTTTGGACACGACGTTGTCACCGAGGGGGTGGACGGCTTCGTGGTGGAGCCGCGGGACACGGAGGCGATCGCCCAGCATCTTCGTGCCCTCGCCGAGGACAGGGGGTTGGCGCGGCGCATGGGCGAGGCGGCCGCCGTGACGGCGAGGGGCTTCACCTGGGACCGGTACCGCGAACGGGTCGTTCCCTTGGTGGAGGGCGTCGCGCGAGGACATTCGGTCACCTCCCCGGGGAGCCCGGCCCGCTCCTGA
- a CDS encoding acetyltransferase — protein MKDLTGFTGVGYDKGRPKVVQAAWLAVQGAVLQHWWCPATLRTATLRAFGAEIGEDVLVRHRVRIHWPWKLSIGDSSWIGEGVWILNLEPVEIGSNTCISQDVFICTGSHQFDDDHFEFDNAPIRIGSRTWIAAQATILRGVTIGDDVLIGAKSLVVKDVPSGHKVVAQLGKLLPPKLRDAVDARVGSPDGEKAAAL, from the coding sequence ATGAAGGATCTGACCGGGTTCACTGGAGTCGGGTATGACAAGGGCCGCCCCAAGGTGGTGCAGGCCGCCTGGCTGGCCGTCCAGGGAGCGGTGCTGCAGCACTGGTGGTGCCCAGCTACGCTCCGCACCGCGACCCTCCGGGCGTTCGGGGCCGAGATCGGCGAGGACGTGCTGGTGAGGCACCGGGTGCGGATCCACTGGCCGTGGAAGCTCTCGATCGGGGACTCCTCATGGATCGGCGAGGGCGTCTGGATCCTCAACCTGGAGCCCGTGGAGATCGGCAGCAACACGTGCATCTCCCAGGACGTGTTCATCTGCACCGGGTCCCACCAGTTCGACGACGACCACTTCGAGTTCGACAACGCCCCCATCCGCATCGGCTCCCGCACCTGGATCGCCGCCCAGGCGACCATCCTGCGCGGGGTGACCATCGGAGACGACGTCCTCATCGGGGCGAAGTCCCTCGTGGTCAAGGACGTGCCCAGCGGGCACAAGGTCGTGGCCCAGCTCGGGAAGCTCCTGCCCCCCAAGCTGCGGGACGCGGTAGACGCGCGGGTCGGCTCGCCGGACGGGGAGAAGGCCGCCGCGCTGTGA
- a CDS encoding GMC oxidoreductase, giving the protein MSTLDARTLPVGAHLSADVVVIGTGPSGMTVARELADTGRDILLLEGGSLDVDAELQDTLKGDAHSQRAEPLEKARQKGLGGASHQWGGRTAPFSPLDFEARPGLGIPEPWSFSRQDLEPYYRRAAQALDLRRYEWDAATALPGDPEHLLGRGQDIVEDTGLWRFSPPVRFGDVYRRELDHRANLRLLHHANVVRLVAEERADAGDAEVTQVVAASAPGRTFTVTGRIVVVAAGGLESARLLLHSEVGTAHDQVGRNYMIHPIAEVGELQLSDPHSADTATRYVKSHDGVWVRRLLTLTERVRREQDLLHMGYAIWYEDPMDPSHGDPLLSAYVLARKALIQLDGFKSAGMHRRFAAAGGTAQHVRNVALGAPQLAAFAYTWARDRWADPRTLPAFTRRSKQGRYRIRFDAEQSPSPENRVTLSRDERDAFGVPRLHVAHRVGDTDRENYHRSLTLLAEGFARSGFGTYTPPSLDHLLSLELTDATHQMGLVRTGTRPETSVVDPDLRVWGTRNLYISSTGVFPTASHAGPTMTAVAVATRLADHLRRRLVAGTGAVIDHTRPRREEGPAS; this is encoded by the coding sequence ATGAGCACCCTGGACGCACGCACCCTGCCCGTCGGCGCCCACCTGAGCGCCGACGTCGTGGTGATCGGCACGGGCCCCTCCGGGATGACCGTGGCCCGTGAGCTCGCCGACACCGGCCGGGACATCCTGCTGCTCGAAGGTGGTTCCCTGGACGTGGACGCGGAGCTGCAGGACACCCTGAAGGGGGATGCACACTCGCAGCGCGCCGAGCCGCTGGAGAAGGCCCGGCAGAAGGGCCTGGGCGGGGCGAGTCATCAGTGGGGCGGGCGCACCGCGCCGTTCTCCCCCCTGGACTTCGAGGCTCGCCCCGGGCTCGGCATCCCGGAGCCCTGGTCCTTCAGCCGGCAGGACCTGGAGCCGTACTACCGCCGGGCCGCCCAGGCGCTCGACCTGCGCCGCTACGAGTGGGACGCCGCGACCGCCCTCCCGGGGGACCCGGAGCACCTGCTCGGGCGAGGCCAGGACATCGTGGAGGACACCGGACTGTGGCGCTTCTCCCCGCCGGTGCGCTTCGGGGACGTCTACCGCCGCGAGCTGGACCACCGTGCCAACCTGCGCCTGCTGCATCACGCCAACGTCGTGCGCCTGGTGGCGGAGGAGCGTGCGGACGCCGGAGACGCCGAGGTCACGCAGGTCGTGGCCGCCTCCGCCCCCGGCCGGACCTTCACGGTGACCGGCCGGATCGTGGTGGTGGCGGCCGGTGGCCTGGAGTCGGCGCGCCTCCTGCTGCACTCGGAGGTCGGGACTGCCCATGACCAGGTGGGCCGGAACTACATGATCCACCCCATTGCCGAGGTCGGGGAGCTGCAGCTGAGCGACCCGCACTCGGCGGACACCGCCACGCGCTACGTCAAGTCCCATGACGGCGTCTGGGTGCGTCGCCTGCTGACGCTCACCGAGCGCGTCCGGCGCGAGCAGGACCTGCTCCACATGGGTTATGCCATCTGGTATGAGGACCCGATGGACCCCTCCCACGGGGACCCGCTGCTCTCGGCCTACGTCCTGGCCCGCAAGGCGCTGATCCAGCTGGACGGTTTCAAGTCCGCCGGCATGCATCGGCGCTTCGCCGCGGCCGGCGGCACCGCGCAGCACGTGCGCAACGTGGCGTTGGGAGCGCCCCAGCTCGCGGCCTTTGCATACACGTGGGCCCGCGACCGCTGGGCTGATCCGCGCACGCTCCCGGCGTTCACGCGCCGTTCCAAGCAGGGTCGCTACCGCATCCGGTTCGACGCCGAGCAGTCGCCCTCGCCGGAGAACCGCGTGACCCTGTCCCGGGATGAGCGGGACGCCTTCGGCGTTCCCCGGCTGCACGTGGCCCACCGGGTGGGGGACACGGACCGAGAGAACTACCACCGGTCCCTGACCCTCCTGGCTGAGGGCTTCGCGCGCTCGGGCTTCGGCACCTACACCCCGCCGTCCCTGGACCACCTGCTCTCCCTGGAGCTCACGGACGCCACCCACCAGATGGGCCTGGTGCGCACCGGCACCCGTCCGGAGACGTCGGTCGTCGACCCGGACCTGCGGGTGTGGGGAACGCGTAACCTGTACATCAGCTCCACCGGCGTCTTCCCGACCGCGAGTCATGCAGGGCCGACCATGACGGCCGTGGCGGTGGCGACCCGCCTGGCCGACCACCTGCGCCGACGTCTCGTGGCCGGAACCGGCGCCGTCATCGATCACACGCGCCCGAGGCGCGAGGAGGGACCAGCATCATGA
- a CDS encoding glycosyltransferase, translating to MHVVTLVTPDGSFGGPLRVAVNQVRALRARGHQVDLVAGAQGFEGPLPHEYDGVTVTLFPARQAVPGTGFAGLVAPRLTAFVARRAPEYDVVHLHLARDLVALPTALAAAARRVPLVVHTHGMIDASDRLLAKPLDLAMTRPVMRSAAGSIALVPREKTDLQELFPQLVEPVVLPNGVPPTVERAVEQRAGAAAEHPEVLFLARVAARKRPVEFVRAAQLLAPAFPAARFTLIGPDEDRGDAVRTAIAEDDADGRIVWEGPLAPDRTAARMAEAAVYVLPAVDEPFGMTLIEAMAVGLPTVANHDCGLAEDVRATGGAVAHDDSVESLASAVRELLTDPERRRRAGAAGLEHVEHTYSMDAVARRLETIYVDAIGGSEP from the coding sequence ATGCACGTCGTCACGCTCGTGACCCCGGACGGGTCCTTCGGCGGCCCACTCCGGGTCGCCGTCAACCAGGTGCGTGCGCTGCGGGCGCGAGGCCACCAGGTGGACCTCGTGGCCGGCGCACAGGGCTTCGAGGGCCCGTTGCCGCACGAATACGACGGCGTGACCGTCACCCTCTTCCCGGCCCGACAGGCGGTGCCCGGCACCGGCTTCGCCGGGCTGGTCGCCCCGCGGCTCACGGCTTTCGTGGCCCGCCGGGCGCCCGAATACGACGTCGTGCACCTGCACCTGGCCCGCGACCTCGTAGCCTTGCCCACGGCCCTGGCCGCCGCTGCGCGGCGGGTACCCCTGGTGGTGCACACCCACGGCATGATCGACGCCTCGGACCGGCTCCTGGCGAAGCCGCTCGACCTGGCCATGACGCGCCCCGTGATGCGCAGCGCCGCAGGGTCGATCGCTCTCGTTCCCCGAGAGAAGACCGATCTGCAGGAGCTGTTCCCGCAGCTCGTGGAGCCCGTCGTCCTCCCCAACGGCGTCCCGCCCACGGTGGAGCGCGCGGTGGAGCAGCGCGCCGGCGCGGCGGCGGAACACCCGGAGGTGCTGTTCCTGGCGCGGGTGGCCGCGCGCAAGCGGCCCGTCGAGTTCGTGCGGGCGGCCCAGCTCCTCGCCCCCGCATTCCCGGCCGCCCGGTTCACGCTGATCGGCCCAGACGAGGACCGCGGCGACGCCGTGCGCACGGCGATCGCCGAGGACGACGCCGACGGCCGCATCGTGTGGGAGGGGCCCCTGGCCCCCGACCGGACGGCCGCCCGGATGGCCGAGGCGGCCGTCTACGTGCTGCCTGCGGTGGACGAGCCGTTCGGCATGACGCTGATCGAGGCCATGGCGGTCGGCCTGCCGACCGTGGCCAATCACGACTGCGGACTGGCGGAGGACGTGCGCGCCACCGGCGGCGCCGTCGCGCATGACGACTCGGTGGAGTCCTTGGCGTCCGCAGTCCGGGAACTGCTCACCGACCCGGAGCGGCGCCGCCGTGCCGGGGCCGCCGGCCTGGAACACGTGGAGCACACCTACTCGATGGACGCCGTGGCCCGACGCCTCGAGACCATCTACGTTGACGCGATCGGGGGGAGTGAGCCGTGA
- a CDS encoding lipopolysaccharide biosynthesis protein yields the protein MTADPTPPSARPTPTVPPPPSGATAARAGMGRSVVQQILALAVPPFLALVTAPILAHSLGVEGRGELAAGTATLLFLGAVLTFGLQESVTHHVARRPGGERAMLLQAGAVIAGLGVLGGIGTWFAAPWLSAGNDELTGVIRLTAAFVTPTLVLLVPRAIASGQHRWRLVSLESWVAGLARALVIVVLWLSGHLSVPSAALTFSAVPVLAGLIYLPLIVRVLRDPPVPGAAPSLSTLLGYGLKIWLGALSGIILTRVDQVLMVPLSDEMQLGLYAVAVTIGEVPTVISAAVRNVVFAADSAETDPALQAGRLQQASRLAVAGSAAAALGLGSTMHWWIPWLFGPGFADAWLAAAILLLATVVGTSGSVAGAGLSARGRPGLRSISMAIGAACNLTVFLAAVGPWGVVGAALSTLVGSYVSGTMNIVFLKTRFGISASGFYGLRREDLALLSRAVRKLVRRGA from the coding sequence ATGACAGCAGACCCCACGCCCCCGTCCGCGCGGCCCACGCCCACGGTCCCCCCGCCGCCCTCCGGTGCGACGGCCGCACGCGCCGGGATGGGGCGCAGCGTCGTGCAGCAGATCCTGGCCCTCGCCGTCCCGCCCTTCCTGGCGCTCGTGACGGCGCCGATCCTCGCCCACAGCCTCGGCGTGGAGGGCCGCGGCGAGCTGGCCGCCGGCACCGCCACGCTGCTGTTCCTCGGCGCGGTGCTCACCTTCGGCCTTCAGGAGTCCGTGACGCATCACGTGGCGCGGCGCCCCGGGGGCGAGCGCGCCATGCTCCTGCAGGCGGGGGCGGTGATCGCCGGGCTCGGTGTGCTCGGCGGAATCGGCACCTGGTTCGCGGCGCCCTGGCTCTCGGCCGGCAACGACGAGCTCACCGGCGTCATTCGGCTCACCGCCGCGTTCGTGACTCCCACGCTCGTCCTGCTCGTGCCCCGAGCCATCGCCTCCGGTCAACACAGGTGGAGGCTGGTGTCCCTCGAATCCTGGGTCGCCGGCCTGGCCCGCGCCCTGGTGATCGTCGTGCTCTGGCTCTCCGGGCACCTGTCGGTCCCCAGCGCCGCCCTGACGTTCTCCGCCGTCCCGGTGCTGGCCGGCCTCATCTACCTGCCCCTGATCGTCCGGGTGCTGCGCGATCCCCCGGTGCCCGGGGCGGCCCCGTCCCTGAGCACCCTCTTGGGCTATGGGCTCAAGATCTGGCTCGGAGCGCTTTCCGGCATCATCCTCACACGGGTGGACCAGGTGCTCATGGTGCCGCTGTCCGATGAGATGCAGCTGGGCCTCTACGCCGTCGCCGTGACCATCGGCGAGGTGCCCACGGTGATCTCCGCGGCCGTGCGCAACGTGGTGTTCGCCGCGGACTCGGCGGAGACGGACCCGGCGCTCCAGGCGGGCCGCCTCCAGCAGGCGAGTCGGCTGGCCGTGGCGGGCTCCGCGGCGGCCGCGCTCGGACTCGGGTCCACCATGCACTGGTGGATCCCCTGGCTGTTCGGCCCGGGCTTCGCCGACGCCTGGTTGGCGGCCGCGATCCTGCTGCTGGCCACGGTCGTGGGCACCTCGGGCTCGGTTGCCGGGGCCGGTCTCAGTGCCCGTGGGCGGCCCGGCTTGCGCAGCATCTCCATGGCAATCGGTGCCGCGTGCAACCTGACCGTGTTCTTGGCGGCGGTCGGCCCCTGGGGCGTCGTGGGAGCGGCATTGTCCACCCTGGTCGGCTCATATGTGTCCGGCACCATGAACATCGTGTTCCTGAAGACCCGGTTCGGCATCTCGGCCTCGGGCTTCTACGGCCTCCGCCGTGAGGATCTCGCCCTCCTCTCCCGGGCCGTCCGGAAGCTCGTCCGACGCGGCGCGTGA
- a CDS encoding aldo/keto reductase has protein sequence MTSPLTDVTDLLTRRPLGSELQASGLGVGTARLGAFWQGRGVREGARTLEAALDLGVTLVDTADVYARGIAERLVGRAVATRPDVAVMTKAGLLKTPQALVAASRATGTRPSPSGLKTSAAAGRCFHPGYLRWALEGSLRRLRMEHIPVYLLHEPELSDVQDPQVVEAMTGFVREGLVGAWGVSTPDPQVAVAALDLPGTPWVQALAGPDHAALADRLTEHPRRGQAVLVGIGALGDGALVPELAERTGLPGSDVVVSLLDRAIVRMRPDAVLLGMSTAEHAVRNLARLRAGAPLLDGPTLERLLTPGEEPTA, from the coding sequence ATGACCTCACCGCTCACCGACGTCACCGACCTCCTGACCCGACGTCCACTGGGCTCCGAGCTCCAGGCGTCCGGCCTCGGGGTAGGCACCGCACGGCTCGGCGCCTTCTGGCAGGGCCGTGGTGTGCGCGAGGGGGCCCGCACCCTCGAGGCTGCCCTGGACCTGGGGGTGACCCTGGTGGACACCGCCGACGTCTACGCCCGGGGGATCGCTGAGCGGCTCGTGGGCCGTGCTGTTGCCACCCGGCCCGATGTCGCTGTGATGACCAAAGCGGGGCTGCTGAAGACCCCGCAGGCACTGGTGGCGGCATCCCGTGCAACCGGCACCCGGCCGTCGCCGTCCGGGCTCAAGACCTCGGCCGCGGCGGGTCGCTGCTTCCACCCCGGGTACCTGCGCTGGGCCCTGGAGGGCTCGCTCCGGCGGCTGCGGATGGAGCACATCCCCGTCTACCTCCTCCACGAGCCGGAGCTCTCCGACGTGCAGGACCCTCAGGTGGTGGAGGCCATGACGGGGTTCGTCCGCGAGGGCCTCGTCGGGGCCTGGGGGGTGTCCACCCCGGACCCCCAGGTGGCCGTGGCGGCGCTCGACCTGCCTGGCACTCCGTGGGTGCAGGCGCTCGCCGGGCCGGACCACGCCGCGCTGGCGGACCGGCTCACGGAGCATCCCCGCCGGGGCCAGGCGGTGCTGGTCGGCATCGGCGCCCTCGGAGACGGCGCCCTCGTCCCTGAGCTCGCGGAGCGGACCGGTCTGCCCGGGTCCGACGTGGTGGTGTCTCTGCTGGACCGGGCCATCGTCCGAATGCGGCCGGACGCCGTGCTGCTCGGTATGAGCACCGCCGAGCACGCTGTCCGCAATCTCGCGCGCCTGCGGGCGGGGGCGCCGCTGCTGGACGGCCCCACCCTCGAACGCCTGCTCACCCCCGGAGAGGAGCCCACCGCATGA
- a CDS encoding glycosyltransferase, whose protein sequence is MLFLLARDPLASRTGRIAVLETGVSGLVEAGHDVTVATISEGESGDWLGRPLTRIAPPRLAGLPLSVLGHLARRHSLNEAVLDGRRVRHEVRRTVRHVRPDVVVGDGIRTWPLLEDVRVPTVLHLDDLLSDRYRSAAFKDGNDSVLGYYGERLPGAVRGAAERAAHRALTLEGRLVHRREIAAARACTVPAMTSRTEARILRDRAGCPVVDLPMAVDTRTPGTPSEAPAGSFAFLGVLHYGPNLVALRHLRDEVIPAARARGLDLSVTAYGKGADDLRDEFPGSTGVILAGYVDGLGEALRQHRGFLSPVLSGAGVKTKVLDAMSVGLPVAATPLGVEGIPVTAGVDALVGDTTEELVEHIRALMEQPERADRIGRAGWELLRTTLSAQRVRSAWDDAVRSAVRHGPATDRPGAVPRPRA, encoded by the coding sequence GTGCTGTTCCTGTTGGCGCGAGACCCGCTGGCGTCCCGGACAGGACGCATCGCCGTCCTCGAGACCGGCGTCAGCGGACTGGTGGAGGCGGGCCATGACGTCACCGTCGCGACCATCTCCGAGGGCGAGTCGGGGGACTGGCTCGGACGGCCCCTGACGCGCATCGCTCCGCCTCGGCTGGCTGGGCTCCCTCTCAGCGTCCTGGGTCATCTCGCCCGGCGACACTCCCTGAACGAGGCCGTGCTCGACGGCCGGAGGGTGCGGCACGAGGTGCGTCGCACGGTGAGGCATGTGCGTCCGGACGTCGTCGTCGGGGACGGCATCCGGACCTGGCCCCTCCTTGAGGACGTCCGGGTGCCGACCGTCCTGCACCTGGATGACCTCCTCTCCGACCGCTACCGCTCCGCGGCCTTCAAGGACGGCAACGACTCCGTGCTCGGCTACTACGGCGAGCGACTCCCCGGCGCCGTGCGGGGGGCCGCCGAACGTGCCGCCCACCGCGCGCTTACCCTGGAGGGAAGGCTGGTGCACCGGCGTGAGATCGCCGCCGCGCGGGCCTGCACTGTGCCCGCCATGACGTCCCGCACCGAGGCGCGGATCCTGCGGGACCGTGCCGGGTGCCCGGTCGTGGACCTGCCCATGGCCGTGGACACGCGCACGCCCGGCACACCGTCCGAGGCGCCGGCCGGTTCCTTCGCCTTCCTCGGCGTCCTTCACTACGGGCCCAACCTCGTAGCACTGCGCCACCTGCGGGACGAGGTCATCCCCGCCGCGCGGGCCCGTGGGCTCGACCTCAGCGTCACGGCCTACGGCAAGGGGGCCGACGACCTGCGGGACGAGTTCCCTGGCTCCACGGGCGTGATTCTCGCCGGGTACGTGGACGGCCTCGGTGAGGCCCTGCGACAGCACCGCGGGTTCCTGTCCCCGGTGCTCTCCGGTGCGGGGGTCAAGACCAAGGTGCTGGACGCCATGAGTGTGGGTCTGCCCGTCGCCGCGACGCCGCTAGGTGTGGAGGGAATCCCTGTCACGGCAGGGGTGGACGCCCTGGTGGGGGACACTACGGAGGAGCTCGTCGAACACATCCGCGCTCTCATGGAGCAGCCGGAGCGCGCGGACCGGATCGGCCGGGCAGGATGGGAGCTGCTGCGGACGACGCTCTCCGCGCAGCGGGTGCGGAGCGCATGGGACGATGCTGTCAGGAGCGCGGTTCGCCATGGGCCCGCCACCGACCGGCCCGGCGCGGTACCGCGGCCCAGAGCATAA